In Cellulomonas wangsupingiae, the genomic window GGGGTCGCGGTCGAGACGTCCATGGGGCTCACGCCGCTCGAGGGCCTGGTCATGGGCACGCGCTCGGGCGACATCGACCCGGCCGTCGTGTTCCACCTGTACCGCAACGCGGGCATGAGCATCGACGAGATCGACGACCTGCTCAACCGCCGGTCGGGCATCAAGGGCCTGTCGGGCGAGAACGACTTCCGTCAGCTGCACGACATGGTCGCGGCGGGCGACACGGCCGCGCGCCTCGCGCTCGACGTGTACCTGCACCGTCTGCGCAAGTACATCGGCGCGTACCACGCGGTGCTGGGCCGCCTCGACGTCATCGCCTTCACCGCCGGCGTCGGCGAGAACGACGACATCGTGCGCGCGGGCGTCCTGAGCGGGCTGGAGGCGCTCGGCATCGAGCTCGACCTCGAGCGCAACGCGGGCCGCAAGTCCGAGCCGACGGTCATCTCCCCCGACGGCGCCAAGGTCACGGTCCTGGTGCTCCCGACGAACGAGGAGCTCGCGATCGCCCGGCAGGCCATCGAGGTCGTCGGCGCCTGACGCCGGCACCTCGGCGACGGGCCGGATCGCTCTCTCACCGCGGGGTGGACACCCGCCCGGGCGTGGGAGAGCGATCCGGTCCCGACGCGGACGGCCTCAGGGCAGGCGGAGCGTCCGCTCCGCCCGCAGCAGGCGCGTGAGGACCCGGGGCCACACGTCGGGACCGAGCTCGTGGAGCTCGCGCATGCCGAACCCGCGGCCGCTGTGGACGCCACGCTGGGCGACGACACCCTGGGTCCACGTCGTCTCCCACAAGCCCTCGCGGCCGTGGCGGCGGCCGAACCCCGACGCACCCACCCCGCCGATCGGCACCCCGACGCTTCCCCACAGCAGGTGGTGGGTGTCGTTGACGACCACCGCACCGGCCCGCGTGCGCGCCGCGAGCGCCGTGCCCCGCGCCGTCGAGCGCGTCCACACGGCCGCGACGAGCCCGAGCTCGGAGTCGTTCATCGCGGCCACGGCCTCGTCGTCGGACGCGACCGGGTAGACCGACACGACGGGCCCGAAGGTCTCCTCGCGGTGGGCCCGGGCCGTGGGAGGCACGTCCGCCAGCAGCGTCGGCTCGAAGAAGTACGGCCCGAGGTCGGGCCGCTGCTCACCGCCCGTCAGGAGCGTCGCGCCGTGCCCCAGGGCGTCCTCGACGTGCTCGACGACGCGCGCGAGCTGCGCCGGGCCGACGAGCGACCCCATGTCGGCGCGGTAGTCGAGCCCCGCCCCGAGCCGCAGCGCGGCCGTCCGGCGCACGAGGGCCGCGACGAACGCGTCGCGCACGTCCTCGTGGACGTAGATCCGCTCGATGCTGGCGCACAGCTGCCCGGCGGACCCGAAGCAGGCCCGCACGGCGCCCTCCGCGGCCGCCTCCACGTCGACGTCGTCGGCGACGTACATCGCGTTCTTGCCGCCGAGCTCCAGGGTCACCGGCACGCCGAGCTCACCCGCACGCCCGGCGAACACCCGCCCGGAGGCGGTCGACCCGGTGAAGCCGGCGTGGTCGACGTGCTCGAGCAGCGCCATGCCGACGTCGGGGCCGCCGACGAGCACCTGCAGCAGGTCGGGCGGCAGGCCGGCGTCCTCGAGCAGCTCGGCACCCCACAGCAGCGTGAGCGCCGTCTGGGGGTCGGCACGCAGCAGCACCGCGTTGCCGGCCACGAGCGCGGGCAGGGGGTCCCCCAGGCCGAGGGACAGCGGGTAGTTCCACGGCGTGACGATCCCGACCACCCCGACGGGGTGCCGCAGCACGCGGGCCGACGTGAAGGGCCCGAACAGCCCGCGCACGCTGCGCGGCGCGAGCATGCGGCGGGCGCGCAGCCCGTAGTAGCGCGCCGCGTTGGCGACGTCACCGAGCTCCTCCCACGCGTGCGCGCGGGCCTTGCCGGTCTCCACCTGCAGCAGGTCGAGCACGTCGGACTGCCGCTCGAGCAGCAGGTCGTGCACCCGCAGCAGCACGGCAGCGCGCTCGGCCACCGGCCGGGCCGCCCACAGCCGCTGCGCCGCGCGGGCGCGGCGGGCCGCGTCGGGCAGGTCACCGGGCGCGGTGAGCGGGACGGCCGCGACGGGGCTGCCCGTGAACGGTGCCACGGCCGACGCCGTGGCGTGCCCCGGGCTCGCGACGACGCGCGCGAGGAGAGGACGCACGTCGTCGGGCTCGAGCACGTACGTGGCGAGCGGGTCGGTCTCCGGGTCGTGCAGGTCGGCATGCTCGGGCGCCATCGCGTCAGCGTACGCCGCCGCGCCGGTCAGCCCTCGTGCGACACCGTCCCCGTCACAGGGCGAGGGTCGTGCGCACCTCGGGGTCCACGAGGGCCGTGGCCGCGGCACGCGCCTCGCGGGCCGTGCGCGCGTCGAGCGCGGCGGCCGCGATCTGCCCGCAGCGCGCCGAGGTGTGCCGCCGGACGGCGTACCGGGCCGCGGGCAGCGCACCGGGAGCCATCGACAGGCTCGTGACGCCGAGACCGACGAGCACGAGCGCCATCACCGGGTCCGCCGCCGACTCGCCGCACACCCCCACGGGCTTGCCGGTCGCGGCCCCGGCCCGTGCGGTCGCCGCGACCAGGTCGAGCACCGCCGGCTGCCAGGCGTCCAGCAGGTCGGCCAGCTCGCCGCGCAGCCGGTCCGTCGCCATCGCGTACTGGGCGAGGTCGTTCGTCCCGAGCGACACGAAGTCGACCTCCGCCAGGATGTCCCCGGCCCGCAGCGCCGCGGCGGGCACCTCCACCATGACGCCCGCCGTCACGACGCCGGCGGCCCGCGCCCGCGCCGCGAAGTCGCGCGCCTCCTCGGGCGTCGCGATCATCGGGGCCATCACCCAGGGCGTGGCGCCGGTGGCGTCCTGCGCCCGGGCGAGTGCCGCGAGCTGGGTGTCGAGCAGCTCGGGGTGCGAGCGCACCAGGCGGTAGCCGCGCACCCCGAGCGCCGGGTTCTCCTCGTCCGGCTGGGTCGCGAAGGCCAGCGGCTTGTCGGCGCCCGCGTCGAGCGTGCGGACGACGACCTTGCGCCCGTCCGCCGCGCGCAGGACGGCCGCGTAGGCCTCGGCCTGCTCCTCGACCGTCGGCGCCGCCTGCCGCTCGAGGAACAGCACCTCGGTGCGGAAGAGCCCGATGCCCTCGGCGACGGCGCCGACGCGCTCGGCGTCCGCCGGGGTGCCGATGTTGGCGAGCAGCGCGACCGCCTGCCCGTCCGCCGTGGCA contains:
- a CDS encoding succinic semialdehyde dehydrogenase, with product MAPEHADLHDPETDPLATYVLEPDDVRPLLARVVASPGHATASAVAPFTGSPVAAVPLTAPGDLPDAARRARAAQRLWAARPVAERAAVLLRVHDLLLERQSDVLDLLQVETGKARAHAWEELGDVANAARYYGLRARRMLAPRSVRGLFGPFTSARVLRHPVGVVGIVTPWNYPLSLGLGDPLPALVAGNAVLLRADPQTALTLLWGAELLEDAGLPPDLLQVLVGGPDVGMALLEHVDHAGFTGSTASGRVFAGRAGELGVPVTLELGGKNAMYVADDVDVEAAAEGAVRACFGSAGQLCASIERIYVHEDVRDAFVAALVRRTAALRLGAGLDYRADMGSLVGPAQLARVVEHVEDALGHGATLLTGGEQRPDLGPYFFEPTLLADVPPTARAHREETFGPVVSVYPVASDDEAVAAMNDSELGLVAAVWTRSTARGTALAARTRAGAVVVNDTHHLLWGSVGVPIGGVGASGFGRRHGREGLWETTWTQGVVAQRGVHSGRGFGMRELHELGPDVWPRVLTRLLRAERTLRLP
- the ptsP gene encoding phosphoenolpyruvate--protein phosphotransferase gives rise to the protein MTAPTVDEAAGGVLQGVGVGRRAVVGPVAQVRAAPAVPADAPLVVDGEVAGPGRVHDAVERAFAEVAAGLREQAAAASGTVADVLAATAQMADDAALRSQVLTRVDAGEPPVGAIDGVVEMFATMFEQAGGYLAERVTDLRSVRDRVVARTLGLPDPGVPRLDRASVVVARDLAPADTAALDLDKVLAIVTELGGPTGHTAIIAGQLGLPCVVRVAGAADLPDGTVVAVDAAAGTVQPDPDDAVRDAFERRRVAQAALAADTAPGATADGQAVALLANIGTPADAERVGAVAEGIGLFRTEVLFLERQAAPTVEEQAEAYAAVLRAADGRKVVVRTLDAGADKPLAFATQPDEENPALGVRGYRLVRSHPELLDTQLAALARAQDATGATPWVMAPMIATPEEARDFAARARAAGVVTAGVMVEVPAAALRAGDILAEVDFVSLGTNDLAQYAMATDRLRGELADLLDAWQPAVLDLVAATARAGAATGKPVGVCGESAADPVMALVLVGLGVTSLSMAPGALPAARYAVRRHTSARCGQIAAAALDARTAREARAAATALVDPEVRTTLAL